CGAGCTTGTTTCAAGTGTGGTTCTCGACAACACTACATTAAAAATTGCCCTGAGaaagttgaagaagaaaaatttcagAATGTTAGATCGGGTGATACTGTTAGCAGAGGTAGACCACCGAGAAATACCAAAAATAGAGCTAGCAGtaaaagtgaaatgaaagaTACAACTATGAGACCAGAAACTAGAACACCTGCTAGAGCTTATACTATATGTACTCGAGAGGATGCATCATCTCCCGATGTGATTACTGGTAAATTTTCTCTCTCTGACACtgatgttattgcattgattgatcccggGTCTACTCAGTCTTATGTttgtgtgaatttagtatctaataaGAATTTGCCTGTTGAATTTACTGAATTCGTGATTAAAGTGTCAAACCCTTTAGGCAAATATGTGTTAGtcgataaggtttgcaagaattgcCCTTTAATGATTCAAGGTCATTGTTTTCTGgcaaatttgatgttgttaccatttgatgagtttgatgatattttggggatggattggttgactttACATGATGTCAAGGTGAACTGTAGacagaaaattcttgaattgaaatgtgaaactGGTGAAATTCTTCGAGTTGAaacaaatgaatcaaataaattgccTCTTGTGATTTTGCACATGTCTGCCCAGAAATATTTGACaaaagggtgtgaagcttatcttgcttatttGTTAAACACTGAGATGATTGagtcgaagcttgaatcagtaCCAGTAGTCTGTGAATTTCCgaatgtgtttccagaggaatttCCTGGATTACCTCcaattagagaagttgagtttgctattgatttGTTACCTGGGACTGCACCGATCTCTATTGCTCCGTATAGAATGGCTCCAaccaaattaaaagaactaaaatctcagttacaagagttgacagataagggatttgtgagaccgagtttttctccctggggtgctcttgtattatttgtgaaaaagaaagatggttctATAAGACTTTGTATTGCCTATCGTCAGCTCAGCAAAgtaactataaagaacaagtatccgtTTCCAAGAATTGATGACTTGTTCGACCAGTTAAAGGGAGAAATAGTGTTTTtaaagattgatttgagatcagGTTACTATCaattgagagttaaagagtcagatgtgccaaaaacaACTTTCAGAACGAGATATGGACATTACGAATTtctagtgatgccttttggtttaactaatgctccgactatttttatggacttgatgaactgAATTTTTTGACCGTATTTGGATAAGTTtgtggtggtgttcatagatgatattttaatctgTTCTCGAGATGAATCCGAGAACGCCGAGCATTTAAGAACTGTGTTACAGACTTTGAGAGAGAATAAgttatttgctaaatttagtaaaagtgagttttggcttcatGAAGTCGGATTTTTGGGACACATAGTTTCAAGTGACATAGTTTCAAGTGatggtattcgggttgatccgagtaaaatttctgCAATTGTTAATTGGGAGCCACCAAAGAATGTATccgaggttagaagttttctgggcTTAGCTGGGTATTATAGACGTTTTGTTAAAGGATTCTCaatgattgcttctcctatgactaagttattgCAAAAGAATGTCAAATTTGAATGGATTGATAAATGccaacaaagttttgagaaattgaaggctTTATTTACTGAGGCGCCGGTGTTGGTGCAACCTGAGACAGGGAAAGAGTTTATAATTTACAGTGATGTATCGTTGAATGGTCTTAGATGTGTGCTAATGCAAGAAGGTagagtaatagcttatgcttcgagacagctGAAACCACATAAGAAGAATTATTCGATGCATGGCTTGGAATTAGCTactattgtttttgctttaaaaatttggcgtcattatatgtatggtgagaaatgccgAAGCtttactgatcataaaagtttgaagtatctGATGAATCAAAAGGATTTGAATTTGCGACAACGAAGATGACtcgaattaataaaatattatgagttAGTTATTGATTACCACCCAGGAAAGACAAATGTAATCGCTGATGCTTTGAGcagaaaatctttgtttgctttgaGAACCATGGATACGAGTTTAGCTTTGTCCGAggatggttcaattttggctgagttgaaagctagaccgTTATTTTTGTAgcaaatttgtgaagctcagaagaatgataGTGAATTACAAGTCAAGAGATCTCAGTGTGAATCAGGTTATGATTCAGATTTTCGAATTAGATCAAATGATTGTCTAATGTTCCGAGATAGGATATGTGTACCAAAAGATGATGAGTTGATTCGGACAATTTTACATGAGGCACACAATGGTAGTTTATCAGTTTACCCAGGtagtacgaaaatgtataataatttgaagaaattgtattggtggtcgggcatgaaaaaggatatttctgaatttgtatcaaagtgtttgatttgtcaacaagtaaaagctgaacatcaagtaccttcgGGTCTACTTCAACCATTAatgattcctgagtggaaatgggatagaatCACGATAGATTTTGTGACGGGTTTGCCTCTGACTCCTAGGATGAAAGATGCTACTTGGGTAATCGTTGATAGATTGACGAAATCAGCCCATTTTATACCGGTACGtattgattactcacttgacaagttggcggAGTTATATGTTGCTCAAATTGTGAGGTTGCACGGGGTGACTAGGTCcattatttctgatagagatctGAGGTTTACTTCGAGGTTTTGGAAAAAGTTGCAAGAAGCCTTGGGtaaaaaattgaactttagtACTGCATTCCATCCGCAAACTGACGGACAATTtgaaagagtaattcaagttcttgaagacatgctccgatgttgtgtcttagaatttgaaggcagttgggagaaatatctaccattggttgaatttgcctACAACAATAGCTATCAGTCGAGTATACAAATGGCActgtatgaagcattatatggacgtaagtgtagaacccctttgtattggactgagctcagtgagaaataGATTCACGAGGTTGACttggtgaaagaaactgaagaaaaaagtgaaagtaatccgtgattgtttgaaagctgCTTCAGACCAACAAAAGTCatatgcggatttaaagagaaaagaaattgagtttcaagtgggtgataaagtatttttgaaagtatctccgtggaagaagattttgagatttgaCCGTAAAGATaaattgagtccacgttttattgggcCGTATTAAGTTATTGAAAGGATTGGACCCGTGGCTTATCGGTTACCTTTGCCAGCAAAGTTGGAAaggatacataatgtatttcatgtgtcaaTGTTATGACGATATCGTTCTGGTCCTTCACATATAATTTCTCCGACAGAAATTGAAATTCGATcggatatgacttatgaggagGAACCGATAAAGATTCTGGCTCGGGAAGTCAAACAGTTGaggaataaaaatatagatttagtgaaagtgttgtggcaaaaacatggaatggaagaagctacatgggaaccggaggaagttatgagaaaacaatatccaaacctcttttctggtaagattttcgatgACGAAAATCTATAAAAGGAtaagagttgtaacaacccaatttagggcttagtcggaacagtggttttgagactaCAAATTCGAAGaggaaagatttcgtgaaaatttcgttcgaaaattttgacgtttgggcactcaatttagtcaaaaggactaaattgtaaaaagtgaaaaagttgagttttatttgttaaaggtatttaattgttatggaattataaattaggggtccttatgtggtaattagaccattagttagtgatggacaaaaatggacaagaaataagtgaaataggattttttaagggcattttggtcatttaataaataaatagaattaaaatgggaaaaagatgtaaaaaaaatggtgttatcATATTTGCTAGCTGCTGAAACTTGAAGGaatccatagctagggttttgcCACTTCCAAGCTTGATTGTAAGTGCattttagccccgtttttaatgttctttgcatttttgagATTCCCATAGCTCGGtttatctatttctactgttatTTTGAGTtagggttgaaatttgaaaaattacccctgtgtgaaatgtatgtattttgatgttttatgaaagaatatgaagctagaatttatgttaaacaactctttctagtcgattttaagtgaaaccgagcaaaataacataatcggtaaaaatatttaatgttaataagtaagagttagagtgagaatttgatgttgccatagaagggaaaagtgttcagcatgttataaaacataagaagaaggaataaaatttaagttccgaactttggggcaaaaatgtaaatatgcaaaagtttagggacaaaattgtaattttgtcaaaagttGAGTCaaggattattttgataaatgtgaatattaaacaagctcaattttctattatagatcaagaaagacatGGAATCAACCTCgataagggaaaggaaaagattgtggattgaattgcaaaattccTATATCtcgcaccgaggtaagtaatatgtaattaatacattgtttattactatttatgatattttgttataatatatgagaaatggttgaatatgaaatagttatataacaattagaaatttagaatttatagttGAATCGATTAAAATCTACTTGAATTGTGGATATATCATTGACAAGTAATAAGTGaagtagttgaattgaattattaaatttgttatgggattggactgaaatattgaaattgtgatttgtgTACGGATAAATTGTAAATCCTTGTGGGACTGTCCGAATAAGAAAGGCTATAAGCTTCTCtttggttgattaaaattatggttGATTAAGAATTTCTGTGTGATTTGTGTAtggttgattaaaattatgttatctatggaaacatgttttaaatttttttatcaattacatacgtacttactaagctatatgcttacttctctttcttttttcttgttttatagtgttataaATCATCTCGAAATTCGGACAGAGTCGGggatcatccacactatctacatcttttggtattttgaaaccaatatttctgaattatggcatgtatagaagacttagggtgagtttggatgggcggtgcgtttacctgcggttagtgtggCGGTTAGATTAGACACTGTAGCAATACTGttgcgtgagacaaaaagtaaactaaaagcACTGCAttgcacccaatcgcccatccaaacccacccttaatgttaatgtgatgtatatatatactaattactaCTTAGCTTAAGATGTTaaagtatattaattgataggttgttttttttaaaaatgctaGCAAGGTTACTTTGAATGtcatgaatgatttaattatgtttaagtatataactatattagttgaaatattgaattggtttgagattacgttttgaaaatttgcaggagggATTAGACATTTGTAAGAGggattatgtcaaaaattttataaaaaaaactccgattatatgaaaatatgtattttatgtttaataatactTTTTACCCTGTTTCGGCGATGAACAtaggtaagaggtgttacaaatttCCTCatggcccaataacgaggttgAAGGCCAAGCAAATCCGAGCAAAATTGAGTGGTACCATCCAAGACTTCGTTACCAAGGCCctatgtaacatcccgatttcgggcctagtcggaacaatggttttgggaccacaaatctgatgaggaaaaaaattattttattatatttttatggtctacaatttcacagaatgattttgtgaaaatttcgtttgaaaatttcaacctttgggcactcaatttggtaaaaaggactaaattgtaaaaagtgcaaaagtggagttctatatgttagaggtgtccaattgttatgaaattttaaattggaggtccttatatggtaataagaccattggttaagttggtagacaaaaatggacatggttaggcatgtttccaaagatGTTCATTAAgggcaatttggtcatttagttattaaaatgaattaaaaacaaaattaacagccaatttttgtccatcttcaagttAGGGCTGAATTTtacaaggggggaagccatggttagggttttcaagcttccaagctctatagtaagtgattccaagccatGTTTTTAatcttctttacgtttttagagtccaagtaacttgatttagcttattctagcaataatttaacctagggttcatatttggaaaaatacccataggtgaaacgtgtttattttgatgtttatggtagagtatgaagcttggaattatgttaaacaactttttccaagcaattttaagtgaaaacgagtaaagcgacataatcggtaaaaatacctaatgttcataagtaagtgttaaagtgggaatttgatgttgccatagaagggaaaaatgttcagcatgtcataaaaaataagaataagggatgaagtttaatttacgagatttggggcaaaagtgtaattatgaaaaaatttaggggcaaaattgtaattttaccaaagtttgagtcaaggattgttttgatgaatttgagtattaaataagataaattttctattatagatcaagaagaacgaaatctggagttagaccgaggaaagaaaaatgttgaagaCTAAAGtactagatttgatcatattttgtaccgaggtaaatttacggtaaataaatgcaatatttcaataattattattaatattttattttccagaaattatgtatttactTCATGAAATtgtttaatgttgactcaagtatgagatgacagagaattagTGACACAAGcctcgttgaaacattaggaatgtattggatacaaatgtcatgacatttgggtaaagagatctcatgtaagaccatgtctcgGACATGGCATTTGCATCATTGATATTATGAGAGgtcctatgtaagaccatgtttgggacatggcgttggctccgagatgagaggtcccccgtaagaccatgtttgggacatggcatgggcaccgatatgagaactcccatgaaAGACCAtctctgggatatggcattggtagtacagaaaacatctcatgtaagactatgtctgggacatagctttggcatgtattATTAGACAGGAGACCctagtatccttagtattccaagtgattcaacgggctagtaaatagaccatgttacatgaaagttcagataaaagcataataataaattcaggtgagttataaggattGAGAATATCCCAATTAttagttgagaaagaaatttcagcaagggaggagtaagttataatcatgagttatttaagtaagcaagtaagtaaacaagtaagtgagtaagtaaagaagcgagtaaagattctaatgtttgatgaaatttatgagtttgattatttatgataaatgttgttatttatttacttgtaaacttactaagctttatgcttactttctttactttccttatttttatagtatcgccaagtcaGTTCGAGGATCACAAGGACTTCGGAGTTCATCTCACACCATCTACAGACATCTCAgtattatgtgatttcgaaACGTGTAAAGCTATgacatgtatagagacttagtaattttgagtgtgtttatatgatatTGCAAATGGTTAGCTATAGAAATGGctaattaagaacatgtttggtgttatggatgcctaaatgatagtaaatacaaagaaattataaaagtgaaaaaatttgcaatggaacagttttgggacagcagcagtgatgtgactttgaaaaatcaccaaggatagtataaaattaattagagagtgaatgatatatataatcaaagcttatcaagtctattttcatagaaaagtaacggtgtaggcaaacaaattttatattctgaaatatttgaatttttgtgagacagggtcagagtTGTTTTTGAAGTACCCTGTtatgactttagaaaatcattaaaaattttacagaaaGAATAATGagtcataatttttatttctagaatccctagtgagtatattttcaaaagaaacaaacgagaacattatatgaattctgtacaatgagataactAATTTTTAGTACAGAGAGGTCGAAGCATCAAGTAGAGAAATGAggagattttaactaataaaatgtactaattggataataaaaaaattttggaaattttatagtaagaatatattttagtctagtttcagggaaaatttatggatctaaatttcgagttttataactgaatttataattaaattagtgagtATCGCGCGAGTGGACAGCTTTACTGTGAATAGtgatttaagttattttttatttgttttaagtattctaaaaatttttagtgtttccGATTTGGACCCAAATCATTTccattgcatgttttagggtctcgagggtcATTTTTAGGGAATATTGATTGAACGTTAGcggattaattttaaaagaaaatttttatgctccgaattggtaagttaaatcaaatatcgcctcgtgctcgacttcGGTAAtggtcttgggtaaggggtgttacaccctaGATGTGCACACGaccgaaaaagaaaatcaagatttactTTCTtggtttcaaaaaaatcaagaaatcgaatcttggtctaatttttttgtttcagacgatttcaagaatcaagaaaatcaatatttcaaatcttggaaatcttggtccaagaaaccgaatcttgcagccaaggAGCATTAGATTTCATGTACGAGCTTGAACGGGCCAATTTCGAGAGCAAACGGATCACACgaccaagttcttgaaaaaatagCCCATTAAGATGTCTATAAGCCCATCCTGAAGTTTGGAAagtgatttaattgaatatctggccaaattatcaaagtggcccaaattttaaaatatttaaactataggtccaaatttattttaataagtggATCATCATGTAAGAATTCAGCCCAAGGAGCCCATTTAATTCCATTAGCTCAATTCCCATTAAAAgtccaaattattttatttttttatttgatgagttgTCATGCTAGTTATTCCATTAGAGTTAGGAAAACTTATTTTGGGGGCCTATAAGTAGCAGGGACATTCACCCTTATACACataattgatttatgttttttttgagtttataataattctctttgagtttttcttcaagatttctcttgagtttcttttgaaagttgttttaacaatatttcaaGTTGTGGGAATCATCTTTAAGTTTTTTCTTGCCAAGATCTATTTCTTGGAGGGGGAATTAGATCCATTGTAAGGAGTTGTGGATTCCtaatgtttccaaggcttcttaggacgttatcttctcttttctatcattaatttataattttttttgcttatttaagTTAGTTCTTGCTGTTTTGtcttgctgattttattgattttcattCTAGGTTAAAGTTGCTTCAAAAAAGACGTTCTTCTATCTTGTTCCATCAAGAAACACATAAAAAATTAggagttttaatcttttcttgttgtttcaaaCTTTCTTGCATAAAACAGTTTGTTTTCGtctttaaaatcacttctaacaaatctatttgtgttttgtttttccaGATCTAGTTGGGGCGTTTTCTTGAGGTCCAAGGAAGGTTTCTTTCCATCCAAGAAACCCTACTT
The Gossypium raimondii isolate GPD5lz chromosome 8, ASM2569854v1, whole genome shotgun sequence DNA segment above includes these coding regions:
- the LOC105793161 gene encoding uncharacterized protein LOC105793161, with product MDPDRAVVDDVESNVPTPAQGTAPEENSTYRWWKTLVSVVSKERVTWDFFQEEFRKKYISQRFIDQNRKEFLELKQGRMSVAEYEREFVRLSKYAQECVPIEAIMCKRFEDGLNEDIRMFVGMLELKEFVVLVGRACKAEELNKEKRKVVIEARDARKRPMSKSFQNQSKKFKEVNSRSTVSTGYSYRDLGRSYSNPKAQATSIVSVGSVKSSKPECQHCGRPHPGEFWLISRACFKCGSRQHYIKNCPEKVEEEKFQNVRSGDTVSRGRPPRNTKNRASSKSEMKDTTMRPETRTPARAYTICTREDASSPDVITGKFSLSDTDVIALIDPGSTQSYVCVNLVSNKNLPVEFTEFVIKVSNPLGKYVLVDKVNCRQKILELKCETGEILRVETNESNKLPLVILHMSAQKYLTKGCEAYLAYLLNTEMIESKLESVPVVCEFPNVFPEEFPGLPPIREVEFAIDLLPGTAPISIAPYRMKDGSIRLCIAYRQLSKVTIKNKYPFPRIDDLFDQLKGEIVFLKIDLRSDDILICSRDESENAEHLRTVLQTLRENKLFAKFSKSEFWLHEVGFLGHIVSSDIVSSDGIRVDPSKISAIVNWEPPKNVSEVRSFLGLAGYYRRFVKGFSMIASPMTKLLQKNVKFEWIDKCQQSFEKLKALFTEAPVLVQPETGKEFIIYSDVSLNGLRCVLMQEGKTNVIADALSRKSLFALRTMDTSLALSEDGSILAELKARPLFL